A section of the Chryseobacterium scophthalmum genome encodes:
- a CDS encoding PstS family phosphate ABC transporter substrate-binding protein — MKFSAVFSMIFFTGLLINCSKKEESTVSYNKGEMTILTDESFKSVTEALAEGYMISYPDTKIKVVTQKEDLGFLDLLNNKARIAVMSKALSPDEIKAYEDKVDMKIEPANFAADAVVFFVPKNSEKSSITMEEISSGLQSDDKNFVFDGTNSSNLNFVAQKLKKLPKDLKFSIIPGSVNVIEELNKYPNKIGVIGLNTISRPYDKEAEKLRGMIKILPVVSAGQSYSPDFSGLREMKYPFTRVLYFLTNEGGFNIANGFIRYSCTHLGQKIVQKEGLQPYNIYPRQVQMR, encoded by the coding sequence ATGAAGTTTAGTGCTGTTTTTTCAATGATTTTCTTCACAGGTTTGTTAATAAACTGTTCAAAAAAAGAAGAAAGCACTGTTTCGTATAACAAAGGCGAAATGACAATTTTAACGGATGAATCTTTTAAAAGTGTTACAGAAGCTTTGGCAGAAGGCTATATGATTAGCTATCCTGATACTAAAATAAAAGTAGTTACACAGAAAGAAGATCTGGGGTTTCTTGATTTATTGAACAATAAAGCAAGAATTGCGGTGATGTCTAAGGCATTATCTCCTGATGAGATTAAAGCCTACGAAGATAAAGTGGATATGAAGATAGAACCAGCAAATTTTGCTGCAGATGCTGTTGTATTTTTTGTTCCGAAAAATTCCGAGAAGTCAAGTATTACAATGGAAGAAATAAGTTCAGGCTTGCAATCGGATGATAAGAATTTTGTATTTGACGGAACAAATTCAAGTAACCTAAACTTTGTAGCTCAAAAATTGAAGAAGCTTCCTAAAGATTTGAAATTTTCAATTATTCCTGGGAGTGTAAATGTTATCGAAGAATTAAATAAATACCCTAATAAAATAGGGGTAATCGGCTTAAATACAATCAGCAGACCTTATGATAAAGAAGCTGAGAAATTAAGAGGAATGATAAAAATTCTTCCTGTTGTAAGTGCAGGTCAATCTTATTCTCCAGATTTTAGCGGTCTTCGCGAGATGAAATATCCCTTCACAAGAGTATTATATTTTCTTACCAATGAGGGTGGGTTTAATATTGCAAATGGGTTTATAAGATATTCTTGTACTCATTTGGGGCAGAAAATCGTTCAAAAAGAAGGATTACAACCTTATAATATTTATCCGAGACAAGTACAGATGCGTTAA
- the bshB1 gene encoding bacillithiol biosynthesis deacetylase BshB1: MKTDILAFGAHPDDVELGCGGTIAKLISEGKTCVIVDLTKGELGTRGTDQTRKEEATEAAKILGVVARENLGLKDGFLVNSEEYQLEIVKMIRKYRPEIILANAIDDRHPDHAKAAKLVSDACFLAGLRKIETILNGEIQEVWRPKQIFHYIQWKHIQPEFVIDISEHLDKKLEACMAFKTQFYDPTSKEPETPITSKDFYESLTYRAQDLGRLSGVTYAEGFTSEKLIALKNFDGIVW; encoded by the coding sequence ATGAAAACAGATATACTTGCTTTTGGAGCTCATCCGGATGATGTGGAATTGGGATGTGGCGGAACAATAGCTAAATTAATTTCGGAAGGAAAAACCTGCGTTATTGTTGATTTAACAAAAGGAGAGCTTGGAACAAGAGGAACCGATCAGACACGAAAAGAAGAAGCAACTGAAGCTGCCAAAATTTTGGGAGTAGTTGCAAGAGAAAATTTAGGATTAAAAGATGGTTTTCTTGTCAATTCTGAAGAATATCAACTGGAGATTGTAAAAATGATCCGTAAATATAGGCCAGAAATCATTTTGGCCAATGCGATTGATGATAGACATCCAGATCATGCAAAAGCAGCGAAATTAGTGTCGGATGCATGCTTTTTGGCCGGATTAAGAAAAATTGAAACTATTTTAAACGGTGAGATTCAGGAAGTGTGGAGACCTAAGCAAATTTTCCATTATATTCAGTGGAAACATATTCAGCCAGAATTTGTGATTGATATCTCAGAACATCTTGATAAAAAGCTGGAAGCTTGTATGGCATTTAAAACTCAGTTTTATGATCCAACATCTAAAGAACCAGAAACTCCGATTACATCAAAAGATTTTTATGAAAGCTTAACGTACCGTGCTCAGGATTTGGGAAGACTTTCTGGAGTTACTTATGCTGAGGGATTTACGTCTGAGAAGTTAATTGCTTTGAAAAATTTTGATGGAATTGTTTGGTAA
- a CDS encoding energy transducer TonB yields MADENIYGQNLTLDEIVFENRNKEYGAYDLRHQYPRLLTKSFIIGTGLFLVTALSPFIYMTIKNMNAEAPKEVNSELMEIIEEDPIIEQPKEEEPPPPPPPVEEEKIEIIQNVVPEPVKAPKIETPPPPISEQLKTTTGAVAQEGVKAPAYTPPPPPPSTGTKSSTAEVKPQVSESQIYSEVEQTAEFPGGINAFRKKVSENFDSSAIEGADGVVKGEVTFVVERDGSITDIKVNGKNSDFNSEAVRTVKSIKNKWAPAKINGQTVRYRYRLPLAMQPPE; encoded by the coding sequence ATGGCAGATGAAAATATTTACGGTCAAAATCTTACTTTAGACGAGATTGTATTTGAAAATAGAAATAAAGAATATGGTGCTTACGATCTTAGACATCAGTATCCTAGATTACTGACAAAGTCTTTCATCATCGGTACAGGTCTATTCTTGGTGACTGCTTTATCTCCTTTTATTTATATGACTATCAAGAATATGAATGCGGAGGCTCCAAAAGAAGTTAATTCTGAATTGATGGAAATCATTGAGGAAGATCCTATCATCGAGCAACCGAAGGAAGAAGAACCACCACCACCGCCACCACCAGTGGAGGAGGAAAAGATTGAGATTATTCAGAATGTAGTTCCGGAACCGGTTAAAGCTCCAAAAATTGAGACGCCACCACCACCAATTTCTGAACAGTTAAAAACAACTACAGGTGCTGTAGCTCAAGAAGGGGTAAAAGCTCCTGCTTATACACCACCACCGCCACCACCATCTACAGGTACTAAATCTTCAACAGCTGAAGTTAAGCCTCAAGTGAGTGAAAGCCAGATTTATAGTGAGGTTGAGCAGACTGCAGAATTCCCTGGAGGAATTAATGCCTTCAGAAAAAAAGTTTCTGAAAATTTTGACTCTTCAGCAATTGAAGGCGCAGACGGAGTGGTAAAAGGAGAGGTGACATTTGTAGTTGAGAGAGACGGAAGTATTACTGATATCAAAGTAAATGGTAAAAATTCAGATTTTAATTCTGAAGCAGTAAGAACCGTAAAATCTATTAAAAACAAATGGGCTCCTGCAAAAATTAATGGTCAAACTGTACGTTACAGATACAGACTTCCATTAGCAATGCAACCGCCAGAATAA
- a CDS encoding ExbD/TolR family protein, which produces MARIKPKRHGVVTDMTAMCDVTFLLLTFFIMTTQFKKPDVEQIKPPSSISEKLLPDASLMTINATPDGKFYFQPVENATERLELLEKMGKKYNVTFDNKQKASFQKVQSIGVPMNQLRSYLDLPEDEQKSYKSPTGIPMDSTNKQLTDWVEQSLSVNPDYKLAIKGDVTTEYPKVKSLFEGLRDINFLKFWLITSQEGKPNE; this is translated from the coding sequence ATGGCGAGAATAAAACCAAAAAGACATGGTGTAGTTACGGATATGACCGCAATGTGCGACGTTACGTTCCTACTACTTACGTTCTTTATTATGACCACTCAGTTCAAAAAGCCTGATGTGGAGCAAATCAAACCGCCATCTTCAATCTCAGAGAAGTTACTTCCTGATGCAAGTTTAATGACTATTAATGCTACACCGGATGGAAAATTTTATTTCCAGCCTGTAGAAAATGCAACAGAGAGATTAGAGCTTTTAGAAAAAATGGGCAAAAAGTACAATGTTACTTTTGATAATAAACAAAAAGCTTCATTCCAAAAAGTACAGTCTATTGGTGTTCCTATGAACCAATTGAGAAGCTATTTGGATTTGCCAGAAGATGAGCAGAAAAGTTATAAGAGTCCTACAGGGATTCCTATGGATAGTACAAATAAGCAGTTAACAGACTGGGTAGAACAAAGTTTAAGCGTTAATCCTGATTACAAATTAGCAATTAAGGGTGATGTTACAACAGAATATCCTAAAGTGAAAAGTTTATTTGAGGGTTTAAGAGATATTAATTTTCTTAAATTTTGGTTGATTACGTCTCAAGAAGGTAAACCTAACGAATAA
- a CDS encoding tetratricopeptide repeat protein, protein MKDIMIMNVKKIALGASVVFFTNFAFAQTLQDGINSMDSDKFAAAKTNFTSMIAKEPTAENYFYLGNTFLRQGEPDFAQATENFNKGLAADKKSYLNQIGLATVKLGKGDKSAIAEIQKIVSDSREKDAAVLFRAAEALTLFEKNNSPDLAVQFLNKAIERASRKEVPAYYYYTLGDAYRLKKIPGDAMTAYDNALPLAKNKASVYTRIGTLWMAAQQWQQAKTSIEKAISTDPTYAPAYKALAAYNIKYQENAKATQDLINYTKYADEDPYTQLEIAKLYFTNEDYANSKAILDKIFDKIDDPIKFKLRAYVNYADGQYAEAKQNMDSFVSKAEKSRVQPADQGLMGLIAAGLAKTETDAAKKSALQAEAQQKIGLAKAAKDETLKWDMELAKINGGGASQAAVNAGPTSPEIESFKKLVAANPQDSDALYKLANAYQDAKNWNGAVVTWQKMSTLLPDWAPAYYSQGYAYQQAGNNDAAKISYEKFISTVKPAEVEANKQTLAYAYFAVAYLEKDKDLAKAKDYVAKSVQLDPTYQDAVKLNAEINK, encoded by the coding sequence ATGAAAGATATAATGATTATGAATGTAAAGAAGATTGCTTTAGGAGCATCAGTGGTATTTTTTACCAATTTTGCCTTTGCACAGACGTTGCAGGATGGTATTAACAGCATGGATAGCGATAAGTTTGCTGCTGCGAAAACCAATTTCACGTCTATGATTGCAAAAGAACCTACAGCAGAAAATTATTTCTACCTAGGAAATACTTTTTTAAGACAGGGCGAACCAGATTTCGCTCAGGCTACAGAGAACTTTAATAAAGGTTTAGCTGCAGATAAAAAAAGCTATTTAAATCAAATTGGTTTAGCTACAGTTAAGCTTGGTAAAGGTGATAAATCTGCTATTGCAGAGATCCAAAAGATTGTTTCAGATTCTAGAGAAAAAGATGCTGCGGTATTGTTTAGAGCAGCTGAAGCACTGACTTTATTTGAAAAGAATAACTCTCCGGATTTAGCAGTTCAATTTTTGAATAAAGCTATTGAAAGAGCGTCTAGAAAAGAAGTTCCTGCTTATTATTACTATACTTTAGGGGATGCATACAGACTGAAAAAAATTCCGGGAGATGCAATGACTGCATATGACAATGCATTACCACTAGCAAAAAATAAAGCTTCAGTTTATACAAGAATTGGAACTTTATGGATGGCTGCTCAACAGTGGCAACAAGCTAAGACAAGTATCGAGAAAGCAATTTCAACAGATCCTACATATGCACCTGCTTACAAAGCTTTGGCGGCTTATAATATCAAATATCAAGAGAATGCAAAAGCTACTCAGGATTTGATTAATTATACAAAATATGCAGATGAGGATCCTTATACTCAATTAGAAATTGCAAAATTGTATTTCACTAATGAAGATTATGCGAATTCAAAAGCAATTTTAGATAAAATCTTTGATAAGATTGACGATCCTATTAAGTTCAAATTAAGAGCTTATGTAAATTATGCAGACGGTCAATATGCTGAAGCAAAACAAAATATGGATTCTTTCGTATCTAAAGCTGAAAAATCAAGAGTTCAGCCTGCAGATCAAGGTTTGATGGGATTAATTGCTGCTGGTCTGGCTAAAACTGAAACAGATGCAGCTAAAAAATCAGCTTTACAGGCAGAAGCTCAGCAAAAAATAGGTTTAGCTAAAGCTGCTAAAGATGAAACGTTGAAGTGGGATATGGAATTGGCTAAAATCAATGGCGGAGGAGCTTCTCAGGCTGCTGTAAATGCTGGACCAACTTCTCCGGAAATTGAATCTTTCAAAAAATTAGTTGCTGCAAACCCGCAAGACTCTGATGCATTATACAAATTAGCAAATGCTTATCAGGATGCTAAAAACTGGAACGGAGCTGTGGTAACATGGCAAAAAATGAGCACATTGCTTCCAGATTGGGCACCGGCATATTATAGCCAGGGTTATGCTTATCAGCAAGCAGGAAATAATGATGCAGCAAAAATTTCTTACGAGAAATTTATTTCGACTGTAAAACCTGCAGAAGTAGAAGCTAACAAGCAAACTCTTGCTTACGCATATTTTGCGGTAGCATATCTTGAAAAAGATAAAGACCTTGCTAAAGCAAAAGATTATGTTGCAAAATCTGTACAGTTAGATCCTACTTATCAGGATGCTGTAAAACTAAATGCAGAAATCAATAAATAA
- a CDS encoding MotA/TolQ/ExbB proton channel family protein, whose protein sequence is MEMNVSKNDEQVVARKAGGLNPAVIIPILLVIGICIWLFVLGSPGNFKADPRLAGASVAFSDVEGKEMHPEGFLGMIYMGGIIVPLLVTFMITVIVFSFERYFVLNKASGAGNVDNFVVKVRSLLNSNKVDEALEECDRQQGSVGNVVKEGLTTYKALAHDTTLNKEQKMVALNKAIEEATTLEMPMLEKNMMILSTLGTVATLVALLGTVIGMIRAFFALGAGGGTPDAAALSIGISEALINTALGIGTSAVAIILYNFFTSKIDGLTYKIDEIAMSIQQSFAEFH, encoded by the coding sequence ATGGAAATGAATGTTTCAAAAAATGATGAGCAAGTAGTTGCTAGAAAAGCAGGAGGTCTTAATCCAGCTGTAATTATTCCTATTCTATTGGTTATAGGAATTTGTATTTGGTTATTCGTATTGGGTAGCCCGGGTAACTTTAAAGCTGATCCAAGATTGGCAGGTGCATCAGTAGCGTTTTCTGATGTTGAAGGTAAAGAGATGCATCCTGAAGGATTTTTAGGTATGATCTACATGGGAGGTATTATTGTACCATTATTGGTAACATTCATGATTACTGTAATTGTTTTCTCATTTGAAAGATATTTTGTTTTAAACAAAGCTTCAGGTGCAGGTAACGTAGATAACTTCGTAGTAAAAGTAAGAAGTTTATTAAATAGCAATAAAGTTGACGAGGCTTTAGAAGAGTGCGACAGACAGCAAGGTTCTGTAGGGAACGTTGTGAAAGAAGGTCTTACTACTTACAAAGCTTTAGCTCATGATACTACTCTTAATAAAGAGCAGAAAATGGTTGCTCTTAACAAAGCTATCGAAGAGGCTACAACTCTTGAGATGCCAATGTTAGAGAAAAACATGATGATTCTTTCTACTTTAGGTACTGTTGCAACATTAGTAGCACTATTGGGAACAGTAATCGGGATGATTAGAGCATTCTTCGCTTTAGGAGCTGGAGGTGGTACTCCGGATGCAGCTGCATTATCAATCGGTATCTCTGAAGCATTGATCAACACGGCATTAGGTATTGGTACTTCTGCAGTAGCGATTATCCTTTACAACTTCTTTACTTCTAAAATTGACGGATTGACTTATAAGATCGACGAGATCGCTATGAGCATTCAGCAGTCTTTTGCAGAATTTCACTAA
- a CDS encoding ExbD/TolR family protein has protein sequence MAQVQVQDKSAKGGKVRSKKNNPAVDMTPMVDLNFLLLMFFMFTSTFSKPNVMDLGLPAKPDPTKPQPPPNEIDLSNSITLLLGKDNRVFWHQQDQAGLNEQTMTETSLDREGIREIIKQAKARAKKKDLFTVIIKPTDDAVYKNFVDILDEMAITKSERYGVTDLKPYEKAVYDKKVGN, from the coding sequence ATGGCACAAGTACAAGTACAGGATAAGAGCGCCAAAGGTGGTAAAGTTCGATCCAAGAAAAACAACCCTGCTGTCGATATGACACCAATGGTTGACCTTAATTTCTTACTATTGATGTTCTTTATGTTTACATCAACGTTTAGTAAACCAAATGTGATGGATTTAGGGCTTCCGGCAAAACCGGATCCAACTAAGCCACAACCTCCTCCAAATGAAATTGACTTATCAAATTCAATTACTCTACTTTTAGGGAAAGATAACAGAGTTTTTTGGCATCAGCAAGACCAAGCAGGTCTTAATGAGCAGACGATGACTGAGACTTCTTTAGATAGAGAGGGAATTAGAGAGATTATTAAGCAAGCAAAAGCAAGGGCTAAAAAGAAAGATCTGTTTACAGTGATTATTAAGCCAACTGATGATGCAGTATATAAGAACTTTGTAGATATTCTTGACGAAATGGCGATTACAAAAAGTGAAAGATATGGGGTTACCGATCTTAAGCCTTATGAAAAAGCTGTTTATGATAAGAAAGTTGGTAACTAA